One Felis catus isolate Fca126 chromosome D1, F.catus_Fca126_mat1.0, whole genome shotgun sequence DNA segment encodes these proteins:
- the CD6 gene encoding T-cell differentiation antigen CD6 isoform X5 has product MAPDMWLFSAILGLLSAALSGHPTPTPSGQPNTSSTETQPLESGEPLGIRLVNGSSHCSGTVEVWIRQSWEPACGAFWNHNATEAACRALSCGGAGADVQPTLPPSELPPGPGAGNASEAPNTTLALAPAVLCRGPEWPLCDVVERQCDSDRRPAEVTCAENRAVRLVGGSGPCAGRVEMLERGQWGSVCDDTWDLKDAHVVCRQLNCGWAVQALPGLHFAPGQGPIHRDQVNCSGTENHLWDCRGLPGNGYCGHKEDAGVLCSEHQSWRLTGGADSCEGQVEVHFRGVWSTVCDSEWYSSEAQVLCRTLGCGTVATRLQGLPHSLPGKMYYSCKGEEPTPSDCFWRFNNPYLCRQSRAARVLCSGSRSLLNLSTSEAPAGVQPVTVEPTTIQKAEAWKSRELMLFILCIILGILLLGLLISTAFIFLKVKGKYDSQRHRVTEEEIQQSRFQMPPLEEGLEEASAPQVPPTSAGHYVADTPSLGSQRHPGSNRGSSTSSGEDYCNSPSSRLPLWTPQVFSTERSPFLEQPPNLELAGSQATFSGPSADDSSSTSSGEWYQNFQPPPQPPSTDQFQYSGSPRPQPGSTGNEDYDDIGAS; this is encoded by the exons GTCACCCGACTCCAACCCCATCCGGCCAGCCCAACACCAGCAGCACAGAGACCCAGCCCTTGGAGTCAG GAGAGCCCCTCGGGATCCGCCTGGTGAATGGGAGCAGCCACTGCAGCGGGACGGTGGAGGTCTGGATCCGACAGTCGTGGGAGCCCGCGTGCGGGGCGTTCTGGAACCACAATGCCACCGAGGCCGCGTGCCGCGCGCTGAGCtgtggcggggcgggggcagaCGTCCAGCCCACCCTGCCGCCCTCGGAGCTGCCCCCTGGTCCAGGCGCGGGGAACGCCAGCGAGGCCCCGAACACCACACTGGCCCTGGCGCCCGCCGTCCTGTGCAGAGGGCCCGAGTGGCCACTCTGCGACGTGGTGGAGCGTCAGTGCGACAGCGACAGGAGGCCAGCTGAGGTCACCTGCGCAG agaACCGCGCGGTGCGGTTGGTGGGCGGCAGCGGTCCGTGCGCCGGCCGCGTGGAGATGCTAGAGCGCGGCCAGTGGGGGTCGGTGTGCGACGACACGTGGGACCTGAAGGACGCCCACGTGGTGTGCCGGCAGCTGAACTGCGGCTGGGCGGTCCAGGCCCTGCCCGGCCTGCACTTCGCGCCCGGCCAAGGACCCATCCACCGGGACCAGGTGAACTGCTCGGGGACCGAGAACCACCTGTGGGACTGCCGTGGGCTGCCAGGAAACGGCTACTGCGGTCACAAGGAGGACGCCGGCGTGCTGTGCTCAG AGCACCAGTCCTGGCGCCTGACTGGGGGCGCCGACTCCTGCGAGGGGCAGGTGGAAGTACATTTCCGTGGGGTCTGGAGCACAGTGTGTGACAGTGAGTGGTACTCCTCGGAGGCCCAGGTGCTCTGCCGGACCTTGGGCTGTGGGACCGTGGCCACAAGACTCCAGGGGCTGCCCCATTCCCTGCCCGGGAAAATGTACTACTCATGCAAAGGGGAGGAGCCCACCCCCTCCGATTGCTTCTGGAGGTTCAACAACCCTTATCTCTGCAGACAGTCGAGGGCAGCCAGAGTCCTCTGCTCAG GCTCCCGAAGTCTGCTCAATCTGTCCACTTCTGAAGCCCCTGCAGGCGTTCAGCCGGTCACTGTGG AACCTACTACGATCCAGAAAGCAGAAGCCTGGAAATCGCGAGAACTAATGCTTTTCATCCTCTGCATCATTCTGGGAATTCTCCTCCTTGGCTTACTCATCTCCACGGCCTTCATCTTCTTGAAAGTTAAAGGAAAATACG ATTCCCAGCGGCACCGGGTCACGGAGGAGGAGATCCAGCAGAGCAGGTTCCAGATGCCTCCCCTGGAGGAAG GACTTGAAGAGGCGAGTGCCCCTCAGGTCCCACCCACCAGCGCTGGACACTACGTCGCAGACACGCCCTCCCTGGGCTCTCAGCGCCACCCAGGAAGCAACAGGGGATCCAGCACGTCCTCCGGGGAGGATTACTGCAACAGCCCCAGTAGCAGGCTACCTCTGTGGACCCCTCAGGTGTTTTCTACAGAGAGGAGCCCCTTCTTGGAGCAGCCCCCGAACTTGGAGCTGGCTGGCTCCCAGGCTACCTTTTCAG GGCCCTCGGCTGACGACAGCTCCAGCACCTCCTCCGGGGAGTGGTACCAGAACTTCCAGCCGCCGCCCCAGCCTCCCTCGACGGACCAGTTTCAGTATTCAG GatcccccaggccccagcctggTTCCACTGGCAATGAGGACTATGACGACATCGGGGCATCCTAG
- the CD6 gene encoding T-cell differentiation antigen CD6 isoform X4: protein MAPDMWLFSAILGLLSAALSGHPTPTPSGQPNTSSTETQPLESGEPLGIRLVNGSSHCSGTVEVWIRQSWEPACGAFWNHNATEAACRALSCGGAGADVQPTLPPSELPPGPGAGNASEAPNTTLALAPAVLCRGPEWPLCDVVERQCDSDRRPAEVTCAENRAVRLVGGSGPCAGRVEMLERGQWGSVCDDTWDLKDAHVVCRQLNCGWAVQALPGLHFAPGQGPIHRDQVNCSGTENHLWDCRGLPGNGYCGHKEDAGVLCSEHQSWRLTGGADSCEGQVEVHFRGVWSTVCDSEWYSSEAQVLCRTLGCGTVATRLQGLPHSLPGKMYYSCKGEEPTPSDCFWRFNNPYLCRQSRAARVLCSGSRSLLNLSTSEAPAGVQPVTVEPTTIQKAEAWKSRELMLFILCIILGILLLGLLISTAFIFLKVKGKYDSQRHRVTEEEIQQSRFQMPPLEEGLEEASAPQVPPTSAGHYVADTPSLGSQRHPGSNRGSSTSSGEDYCNSPSSRLPLWTPQVFSTERSPFLEQPPNLELAGSQATFSGPSADDSSSTSSGEWYQNFQPPPQPPSTDQFQYSGASGRGGSPRPQPGSTGNEDYDDIGAS from the exons GTCACCCGACTCCAACCCCATCCGGCCAGCCCAACACCAGCAGCACAGAGACCCAGCCCTTGGAGTCAG GAGAGCCCCTCGGGATCCGCCTGGTGAATGGGAGCAGCCACTGCAGCGGGACGGTGGAGGTCTGGATCCGACAGTCGTGGGAGCCCGCGTGCGGGGCGTTCTGGAACCACAATGCCACCGAGGCCGCGTGCCGCGCGCTGAGCtgtggcggggcgggggcagaCGTCCAGCCCACCCTGCCGCCCTCGGAGCTGCCCCCTGGTCCAGGCGCGGGGAACGCCAGCGAGGCCCCGAACACCACACTGGCCCTGGCGCCCGCCGTCCTGTGCAGAGGGCCCGAGTGGCCACTCTGCGACGTGGTGGAGCGTCAGTGCGACAGCGACAGGAGGCCAGCTGAGGTCACCTGCGCAG agaACCGCGCGGTGCGGTTGGTGGGCGGCAGCGGTCCGTGCGCCGGCCGCGTGGAGATGCTAGAGCGCGGCCAGTGGGGGTCGGTGTGCGACGACACGTGGGACCTGAAGGACGCCCACGTGGTGTGCCGGCAGCTGAACTGCGGCTGGGCGGTCCAGGCCCTGCCCGGCCTGCACTTCGCGCCCGGCCAAGGACCCATCCACCGGGACCAGGTGAACTGCTCGGGGACCGAGAACCACCTGTGGGACTGCCGTGGGCTGCCAGGAAACGGCTACTGCGGTCACAAGGAGGACGCCGGCGTGCTGTGCTCAG AGCACCAGTCCTGGCGCCTGACTGGGGGCGCCGACTCCTGCGAGGGGCAGGTGGAAGTACATTTCCGTGGGGTCTGGAGCACAGTGTGTGACAGTGAGTGGTACTCCTCGGAGGCCCAGGTGCTCTGCCGGACCTTGGGCTGTGGGACCGTGGCCACAAGACTCCAGGGGCTGCCCCATTCCCTGCCCGGGAAAATGTACTACTCATGCAAAGGGGAGGAGCCCACCCCCTCCGATTGCTTCTGGAGGTTCAACAACCCTTATCTCTGCAGACAGTCGAGGGCAGCCAGAGTCCTCTGCTCAG GCTCCCGAAGTCTGCTCAATCTGTCCACTTCTGAAGCCCCTGCAGGCGTTCAGCCGGTCACTGTGG AACCTACTACGATCCAGAAAGCAGAAGCCTGGAAATCGCGAGAACTAATGCTTTTCATCCTCTGCATCATTCTGGGAATTCTCCTCCTTGGCTTACTCATCTCCACGGCCTTCATCTTCTTGAAAGTTAAAGGAAAATACG ATTCCCAGCGGCACCGGGTCACGGAGGAGGAGATCCAGCAGAGCAGGTTCCAGATGCCTCCCCTGGAGGAAG GACTTGAAGAGGCGAGTGCCCCTCAGGTCCCACCCACCAGCGCTGGACACTACGTCGCAGACACGCCCTCCCTGGGCTCTCAGCGCCACCCAGGAAGCAACAGGGGATCCAGCACGTCCTCCGGGGAGGATTACTGCAACAGCCCCAGTAGCAGGCTACCTCTGTGGACCCCTCAGGTGTTTTCTACAGAGAGGAGCCCCTTCTTGGAGCAGCCCCCGAACTTGGAGCTGGCTGGCTCCCAGGCTACCTTTTCAG GGCCCTCGGCTGACGACAGCTCCAGCACCTCCTCCGGGGAGTGGTACCAGAACTTCCAGCCGCCGCCCCAGCCTCCCTCGACGGACCAGTTTCAGTATTCAGGTGCCAGCGGCAGGGGAG GatcccccaggccccagcctggTTCCACTGGCAATGAGGACTATGACGACATCGGGGCATCCTAG
- the CD6 gene encoding T-cell differentiation antigen CD6 isoform X3 has product MAPDMWLFSAILGLLSAALSGHPTPTPSGQPNTSSTETQPLESGEPLGIRLVNGSSHCSGTVEVWIRQSWEPACGAFWNHNATEAACRALSCGGAGADVQPTLPPSELPPGPGAGNASEAPNTTLALAPAVLCRGPEWPLCDVVERQCDSDRRPAEVTCAENRAVRLVGGSGPCAGRVEMLERGQWGSVCDDTWDLKDAHVVCRQLNCGWAVQALPGLHFAPGQGPIHRDQVNCSGTENHLWDCRGLPGNGYCGHKEDAGVLCSEHQSWRLTGGADSCEGQVEVHFRGVWSTVCDSEWYSSEAQVLCRTLGCGTVATRLQGLPHSLPGKMYYSCKGEEPTPSDCFWRFNNPYLCRQSRAARVLCSGSRSLLNLSTSEAPAGVQPVTVEPTTIQKAEAWKSRELMLFILCIILGILLLGLLISTAFIFLKVKGKYALPIMVNDQHPPTTTPEGINSYQDVPITISKEEDSQRHRVTEEEIQQSRFQMPPLEEGLEEASAPQVPPTSAGHYVADTPSLGSQRHPGSNRGSSTSSGEDYCNSPSSRLPLWTPQVFSTERSPFLEQPPNLELAGSQATFSGPSADDSSSTSSGEWYQNFQPPPQPPSTDQFQYSGASGRGGSPRPQPGSTGNEDYDDIGAS; this is encoded by the exons GTCACCCGACTCCAACCCCATCCGGCCAGCCCAACACCAGCAGCACAGAGACCCAGCCCTTGGAGTCAG GAGAGCCCCTCGGGATCCGCCTGGTGAATGGGAGCAGCCACTGCAGCGGGACGGTGGAGGTCTGGATCCGACAGTCGTGGGAGCCCGCGTGCGGGGCGTTCTGGAACCACAATGCCACCGAGGCCGCGTGCCGCGCGCTGAGCtgtggcggggcgggggcagaCGTCCAGCCCACCCTGCCGCCCTCGGAGCTGCCCCCTGGTCCAGGCGCGGGGAACGCCAGCGAGGCCCCGAACACCACACTGGCCCTGGCGCCCGCCGTCCTGTGCAGAGGGCCCGAGTGGCCACTCTGCGACGTGGTGGAGCGTCAGTGCGACAGCGACAGGAGGCCAGCTGAGGTCACCTGCGCAG agaACCGCGCGGTGCGGTTGGTGGGCGGCAGCGGTCCGTGCGCCGGCCGCGTGGAGATGCTAGAGCGCGGCCAGTGGGGGTCGGTGTGCGACGACACGTGGGACCTGAAGGACGCCCACGTGGTGTGCCGGCAGCTGAACTGCGGCTGGGCGGTCCAGGCCCTGCCCGGCCTGCACTTCGCGCCCGGCCAAGGACCCATCCACCGGGACCAGGTGAACTGCTCGGGGACCGAGAACCACCTGTGGGACTGCCGTGGGCTGCCAGGAAACGGCTACTGCGGTCACAAGGAGGACGCCGGCGTGCTGTGCTCAG AGCACCAGTCCTGGCGCCTGACTGGGGGCGCCGACTCCTGCGAGGGGCAGGTGGAAGTACATTTCCGTGGGGTCTGGAGCACAGTGTGTGACAGTGAGTGGTACTCCTCGGAGGCCCAGGTGCTCTGCCGGACCTTGGGCTGTGGGACCGTGGCCACAAGACTCCAGGGGCTGCCCCATTCCCTGCCCGGGAAAATGTACTACTCATGCAAAGGGGAGGAGCCCACCCCCTCCGATTGCTTCTGGAGGTTCAACAACCCTTATCTCTGCAGACAGTCGAGGGCAGCCAGAGTCCTCTGCTCAG GCTCCCGAAGTCTGCTCAATCTGTCCACTTCTGAAGCCCCTGCAGGCGTTCAGCCGGTCACTGTGG AACCTACTACGATCCAGAAAGCAGAAGCCTGGAAATCGCGAGAACTAATGCTTTTCATCCTCTGCATCATTCTGGGAATTCTCCTCCTTGGCTTACTCATCTCCACGGCCTTCATCTTCTTGAAAGTTAAAGGAAAATACG CCCTGCCCATTATGGTGAACGACCAgcacccacccaccaccaccccagaGGGTATCAATAGCTATCAAGATGTTCCCATCACCATTTCCAAAGAAGAAG ATTCCCAGCGGCACCGGGTCACGGAGGAGGAGATCCAGCAGAGCAGGTTCCAGATGCCTCCCCTGGAGGAAG GACTTGAAGAGGCGAGTGCCCCTCAGGTCCCACCCACCAGCGCTGGACACTACGTCGCAGACACGCCCTCCCTGGGCTCTCAGCGCCACCCAGGAAGCAACAGGGGATCCAGCACGTCCTCCGGGGAGGATTACTGCAACAGCCCCAGTAGCAGGCTACCTCTGTGGACCCCTCAGGTGTTTTCTACAGAGAGGAGCCCCTTCTTGGAGCAGCCCCCGAACTTGGAGCTGGCTGGCTCCCAGGCTACCTTTTCAG GGCCCTCGGCTGACGACAGCTCCAGCACCTCCTCCGGGGAGTGGTACCAGAACTTCCAGCCGCCGCCCCAGCCTCCCTCGACGGACCAGTTTCAGTATTCAGGTGCCAGCGGCAGGGGAG GatcccccaggccccagcctggTTCCACTGGCAATGAGGACTATGACGACATCGGGGCATCCTAG
- the CD6 gene encoding T-cell differentiation antigen CD6 isoform X1: protein MAPDMWLFSAILGLLSAALSGHPTPTPSGQPNTSSTETQPLESGEPLGIRLVNGSSHCSGTVEVWIRQSWEPACGAFWNHNATEAACRALSCGGAGADVQPTLPPSELPPGPGAGNASEAPNTTLALAPAVLCRGPEWPLCDVVERQCDSDRRPAEVTCAENRAVRLVGGSGPCAGRVEMLERGQWGSVCDDTWDLKDAHVVCRQLNCGWAVQALPGLHFAPGQGPIHRDQVNCSGTENHLWDCRGLPGNGYCGHKEDAGVLCSEHQSWRLTGGADSCEGQVEVHFRGVWSTVCDSEWYSSEAQVLCRTLGCGTVATRLQGLPHSLPGKMYYSCKGEEPTPSDCFWRFNNPYLCRQSRAARVLCSGSRSLLNLSTSEAPAGVQPVTVEPTTIQKAEAWKSRELMLFILCIILGILLLGLLISTAFIFLKVKGKYALPIMVNDQHPPTTTPEGINSYQDVPITISKEEVPKLPIQVQALPPKDSDSSSDSDYEHYDFSAQPPVALTTFYNSQRHRVTEEEIQQSRFQMPPLEEGLEEASAPQVPPTSAGHYVADTPSLGSQRHPGSNRGSSTSSGEDYCNSPSSRLPLWTPQVFSTERSPFLEQPPNLELAGSQATFSGPSADDSSSTSSGEWYQNFQPPPQPPSTDQFQYSGASGRGGSPRPQPGSTGNEDYDDIGAS from the exons GTCACCCGACTCCAACCCCATCCGGCCAGCCCAACACCAGCAGCACAGAGACCCAGCCCTTGGAGTCAG GAGAGCCCCTCGGGATCCGCCTGGTGAATGGGAGCAGCCACTGCAGCGGGACGGTGGAGGTCTGGATCCGACAGTCGTGGGAGCCCGCGTGCGGGGCGTTCTGGAACCACAATGCCACCGAGGCCGCGTGCCGCGCGCTGAGCtgtggcggggcgggggcagaCGTCCAGCCCACCCTGCCGCCCTCGGAGCTGCCCCCTGGTCCAGGCGCGGGGAACGCCAGCGAGGCCCCGAACACCACACTGGCCCTGGCGCCCGCCGTCCTGTGCAGAGGGCCCGAGTGGCCACTCTGCGACGTGGTGGAGCGTCAGTGCGACAGCGACAGGAGGCCAGCTGAGGTCACCTGCGCAG agaACCGCGCGGTGCGGTTGGTGGGCGGCAGCGGTCCGTGCGCCGGCCGCGTGGAGATGCTAGAGCGCGGCCAGTGGGGGTCGGTGTGCGACGACACGTGGGACCTGAAGGACGCCCACGTGGTGTGCCGGCAGCTGAACTGCGGCTGGGCGGTCCAGGCCCTGCCCGGCCTGCACTTCGCGCCCGGCCAAGGACCCATCCACCGGGACCAGGTGAACTGCTCGGGGACCGAGAACCACCTGTGGGACTGCCGTGGGCTGCCAGGAAACGGCTACTGCGGTCACAAGGAGGACGCCGGCGTGCTGTGCTCAG AGCACCAGTCCTGGCGCCTGACTGGGGGCGCCGACTCCTGCGAGGGGCAGGTGGAAGTACATTTCCGTGGGGTCTGGAGCACAGTGTGTGACAGTGAGTGGTACTCCTCGGAGGCCCAGGTGCTCTGCCGGACCTTGGGCTGTGGGACCGTGGCCACAAGACTCCAGGGGCTGCCCCATTCCCTGCCCGGGAAAATGTACTACTCATGCAAAGGGGAGGAGCCCACCCCCTCCGATTGCTTCTGGAGGTTCAACAACCCTTATCTCTGCAGACAGTCGAGGGCAGCCAGAGTCCTCTGCTCAG GCTCCCGAAGTCTGCTCAATCTGTCCACTTCTGAAGCCCCTGCAGGCGTTCAGCCGGTCACTGTGG AACCTACTACGATCCAGAAAGCAGAAGCCTGGAAATCGCGAGAACTAATGCTTTTCATCCTCTGCATCATTCTGGGAATTCTCCTCCTTGGCTTACTCATCTCCACGGCCTTCATCTTCTTGAAAGTTAAAGGAAAATACG CCCTGCCCATTATGGTGAACGACCAgcacccacccaccaccaccccagaGGGTATCAATAGCTATCAAGATGTTCCCATCACCATTTCCAAAGAAGAAG TTCCCAAGCTGCCCATCCAGGTCCAGGCCCTACCCCCCAAGGACTCGGACTCCAGCTCGGACTCAGACTATGAGCATTATGACTTCAGCGCCCAGCCTCCCGTGGCCCTGACCACCTTCTACA ATTCCCAGCGGCACCGGGTCACGGAGGAGGAGATCCAGCAGAGCAGGTTCCAGATGCCTCCCCTGGAGGAAG GACTTGAAGAGGCGAGTGCCCCTCAGGTCCCACCCACCAGCGCTGGACACTACGTCGCAGACACGCCCTCCCTGGGCTCTCAGCGCCACCCAGGAAGCAACAGGGGATCCAGCACGTCCTCCGGGGAGGATTACTGCAACAGCCCCAGTAGCAGGCTACCTCTGTGGACCCCTCAGGTGTTTTCTACAGAGAGGAGCCCCTTCTTGGAGCAGCCCCCGAACTTGGAGCTGGCTGGCTCCCAGGCTACCTTTTCAG GGCCCTCGGCTGACGACAGCTCCAGCACCTCCTCCGGGGAGTGGTACCAGAACTTCCAGCCGCCGCCCCAGCCTCCCTCGACGGACCAGTTTCAGTATTCAGGTGCCAGCGGCAGGGGAG GatcccccaggccccagcctggTTCCACTGGCAATGAGGACTATGACGACATCGGGGCATCCTAG
- the CD6 gene encoding T-cell differentiation antigen CD6 isoform X2, which produces MAPDMWLFSAILGLLSAALSGHPTPTPSGQPNTSSTETQPLESGEPLGIRLVNGSSHCSGTVEVWIRQSWEPACGAFWNHNATEAACRALSCGGAGADVQPTLPPSELPPGPGAGNASEAPNTTLALAPAVLCRGPEWPLCDVVERQCDSDRRPAEVTCAENRAVRLVGGSGPCAGRVEMLERGQWGSVCDDTWDLKDAHVVCRQLNCGWAVQALPGLHFAPGQGPIHRDQVNCSGTENHLWDCRGLPGNGYCGHKEDAGVLCSEHQSWRLTGGADSCEGQVEVHFRGVWSTVCDSEWYSSEAQVLCRTLGCGTVATRLQGLPHSLPGKMYYSCKGEEPTPSDCFWRFNNPYLCRQSRAARVLCSGSRSLLNLSTSEAPAGVQPVTVEPTTIQKAEAWKSRELMLFILCIILGILLLGLLISTAFIFLKVKGKYALPIMVNDQHPPTTTPEGINSYQDVPITISKEEVPKLPIQVQALPPKDSDSSSDSDYEHYDFSAQPPVALTTFYNSQRHRVTEEEIQQSRFQMPPLEEGLEEASAPQVPPTSAGHYVADTPSLGSQRHPGSNRGSSTSSGEDYCNSPSSRLPLWTPQVFSTERSPFLEQPPNLELAGSQATFSGPSADDSSSTSSGEWYQNFQPPPQPPSTDQFQYSGSPRPQPGSTGNEDYDDIGAS; this is translated from the exons GTCACCCGACTCCAACCCCATCCGGCCAGCCCAACACCAGCAGCACAGAGACCCAGCCCTTGGAGTCAG GAGAGCCCCTCGGGATCCGCCTGGTGAATGGGAGCAGCCACTGCAGCGGGACGGTGGAGGTCTGGATCCGACAGTCGTGGGAGCCCGCGTGCGGGGCGTTCTGGAACCACAATGCCACCGAGGCCGCGTGCCGCGCGCTGAGCtgtggcggggcgggggcagaCGTCCAGCCCACCCTGCCGCCCTCGGAGCTGCCCCCTGGTCCAGGCGCGGGGAACGCCAGCGAGGCCCCGAACACCACACTGGCCCTGGCGCCCGCCGTCCTGTGCAGAGGGCCCGAGTGGCCACTCTGCGACGTGGTGGAGCGTCAGTGCGACAGCGACAGGAGGCCAGCTGAGGTCACCTGCGCAG agaACCGCGCGGTGCGGTTGGTGGGCGGCAGCGGTCCGTGCGCCGGCCGCGTGGAGATGCTAGAGCGCGGCCAGTGGGGGTCGGTGTGCGACGACACGTGGGACCTGAAGGACGCCCACGTGGTGTGCCGGCAGCTGAACTGCGGCTGGGCGGTCCAGGCCCTGCCCGGCCTGCACTTCGCGCCCGGCCAAGGACCCATCCACCGGGACCAGGTGAACTGCTCGGGGACCGAGAACCACCTGTGGGACTGCCGTGGGCTGCCAGGAAACGGCTACTGCGGTCACAAGGAGGACGCCGGCGTGCTGTGCTCAG AGCACCAGTCCTGGCGCCTGACTGGGGGCGCCGACTCCTGCGAGGGGCAGGTGGAAGTACATTTCCGTGGGGTCTGGAGCACAGTGTGTGACAGTGAGTGGTACTCCTCGGAGGCCCAGGTGCTCTGCCGGACCTTGGGCTGTGGGACCGTGGCCACAAGACTCCAGGGGCTGCCCCATTCCCTGCCCGGGAAAATGTACTACTCATGCAAAGGGGAGGAGCCCACCCCCTCCGATTGCTTCTGGAGGTTCAACAACCCTTATCTCTGCAGACAGTCGAGGGCAGCCAGAGTCCTCTGCTCAG GCTCCCGAAGTCTGCTCAATCTGTCCACTTCTGAAGCCCCTGCAGGCGTTCAGCCGGTCACTGTGG AACCTACTACGATCCAGAAAGCAGAAGCCTGGAAATCGCGAGAACTAATGCTTTTCATCCTCTGCATCATTCTGGGAATTCTCCTCCTTGGCTTACTCATCTCCACGGCCTTCATCTTCTTGAAAGTTAAAGGAAAATACG CCCTGCCCATTATGGTGAACGACCAgcacccacccaccaccaccccagaGGGTATCAATAGCTATCAAGATGTTCCCATCACCATTTCCAAAGAAGAAG TTCCCAAGCTGCCCATCCAGGTCCAGGCCCTACCCCCCAAGGACTCGGACTCCAGCTCGGACTCAGACTATGAGCATTATGACTTCAGCGCCCAGCCTCCCGTGGCCCTGACCACCTTCTACA ATTCCCAGCGGCACCGGGTCACGGAGGAGGAGATCCAGCAGAGCAGGTTCCAGATGCCTCCCCTGGAGGAAG GACTTGAAGAGGCGAGTGCCCCTCAGGTCCCACCCACCAGCGCTGGACACTACGTCGCAGACACGCCCTCCCTGGGCTCTCAGCGCCACCCAGGAAGCAACAGGGGATCCAGCACGTCCTCCGGGGAGGATTACTGCAACAGCCCCAGTAGCAGGCTACCTCTGTGGACCCCTCAGGTGTTTTCTACAGAGAGGAGCCCCTTCTTGGAGCAGCCCCCGAACTTGGAGCTGGCTGGCTCCCAGGCTACCTTTTCAG GGCCCTCGGCTGACGACAGCTCCAGCACCTCCTCCGGGGAGTGGTACCAGAACTTCCAGCCGCCGCCCCAGCCTCCCTCGACGGACCAGTTTCAGTATTCAG GatcccccaggccccagcctggTTCCACTGGCAATGAGGACTATGACGACATCGGGGCATCCTAG